A genomic region of Vicinamibacterales bacterium contains the following coding sequences:
- a CDS encoding methyltransferase domain-containing protein, whose protein sequence is MTYTHGHHESVLRSHRWRTVDNSAAYLIPHLHAGVSLLDVGCGPGTITADFARRLTPDAVLGIDASASVIAEARRDHPGVAFETGDVYRVDRPDASFDIVHAHQVLQHLGDPVAALSEMRRLVRPDGIVAVRDADYGTFTWHPMDARLARWLALYHEIARANRGEPDAGRYLLSWARQAGFTRIMASASAWCFATSEDRAWWGGLWADRVTSSAIATQAIREGRATEDELAALADAWRAWAAVDDGWFATLHGELICRR, encoded by the coding sequence ATGACCTACACCCATGGCCATCACGAGAGCGTTCTGCGATCGCATCGCTGGCGGACGGTCGACAATTCGGCCGCTTACCTGATTCCACACTTGCATGCTGGAGTCAGCCTGCTGGATGTCGGCTGCGGGCCAGGAACTATCACCGCAGATTTCGCGCGACGTCTCACGCCGGACGCCGTGCTCGGCATCGACGCGTCAGCCAGCGTCATCGCGGAAGCGCGGCGCGATCATCCAGGCGTCGCGTTCGAGACCGGCGACGTCTACCGCGTGGATCGGCCGGATGCATCGTTCGACATCGTCCACGCACACCAGGTCCTGCAGCACCTGGGCGACCCGGTTGCGGCCTTGAGCGAAATGCGGCGCCTCGTCCGCCCGGACGGCATCGTCGCCGTCCGCGACGCCGACTATGGCACCTTCACGTGGCATCCGATGGACGCGCGTCTCGCGCGATGGCTGGCGCTCTATCACGAGATCGCGCGCGCCAATCGCGGCGAGCCTGATGCGGGCCGCTATCTGCTGTCATGGGCGCGGCAGGCCGGCTTCACCCGCATCATGGCCTCGGCGTCCGCCTGGTGCTTCGCGACGTCGGAGGATCGCGCGTGGTGGGGGGGACTCTGGGCCGACCGCGTCACCTCGTCCGCGATCGCCACACAGGCGATCCGCGAGGGACGTGCGACCGAGGATGAACTCGCGGCGCTCGCCGACGCGTGGCGCGCGTGGGCGGCTGTGGATGACGGTTGGTTCGCGACGCTTCACGGCGAGTTGATTTGTCGGCGATAA